In the genome of Paenibacillus pabuli, one region contains:
- a CDS encoding glycoside hydrolase family 88/105 protein, protein MKETLQFTPVRMAEQFMESYRNHELYPTWHYENGCLLKALEELYTHTGEQKYFDYIRELMDNFIQEDGLIRSYAVEEYNLDQINQGKSLFLLLDKTGEEKYRKAADLLMVQLKGQPRTSEGGFWHKKIYPFQMWLDGLYMATPFLTQYGAVTGEEKWFDKAALQLLLVEKHTRDPRSGLLYHAWDESREQRWSSGETGCSPHVWSRAMGWYVMAVVDTLDYLPVDHEQRGQIVGIFERVANALVHVQDQQSGLWPHLLDQPGRERNYLEASGTSMFVYALAKGVRKGYLSGKFKAIAEKGYQGLLLHLLQTDREGVLSLTQCNGGAGLGGTPYRDGSYEYYVTESIRINDPKSVAPFILAGVEMELATR, encoded by the coding sequence ATGAAAGAAACACTGCAATTCACACCGGTACGGATGGCCGAACAGTTCATGGAAAGTTATCGCAATCATGAGTTGTATCCGACCTGGCATTATGAAAATGGTTGTCTGCTAAAAGCGCTGGAAGAGCTGTACACCCATACCGGAGAACAGAAATATTTCGACTACATCCGTGAACTGATGGATAACTTCATTCAGGAAGATGGCTTGATTCGCTCGTATGCGGTCGAGGAATATAACCTGGACCAGATTAACCAGGGGAAATCGCTGTTCCTGTTGCTGGACAAAACGGGTGAAGAGAAGTACCGTAAAGCCGCCGATTTGCTCATGGTACAGCTTAAGGGACAGCCCCGTACGAGTGAAGGCGGATTCTGGCACAAGAAAATCTATCCGTTCCAGATGTGGCTGGATGGGCTGTATATGGCCACGCCGTTTCTAACGCAGTATGGTGCGGTTACTGGCGAGGAGAAGTGGTTTGACAAGGCGGCGTTACAGCTGCTGCTGGTGGAGAAACATACACGTGATCCACGCAGCGGTCTGCTGTACCATGCATGGGATGAGAGCAGGGAACAGCGCTGGAGCTCGGGAGAAACGGGGTGTTCTCCGCATGTATGGAGCCGGGCGATGGGCTGGTATGTGATGGCGGTAGTGGATACACTGGATTATCTGCCTGTAGATCATGAGCAGCGCGGTCAGATTGTGGGGATCTTCGAACGTGTAGCGAATGCGCTTGTACATGTACAGGACCAACAGTCCGGGTTATGGCCTCATTTGCTCGATCAACCGGGGCGTGAGCGCAATTATTTGGAGGCATCGGGAACCTCCATGTTTGTGTATGCACTAGCGAAGGGCGTACGTAAGGGTTATCTGAGTGGCAAGTTTAAAGCGATCGCAGAAAAGGGTTATCAGGGACTGCTGCTGCATCTGCTGCAAACGGACCGTGAAGGTGTACTGTCCCTGACGCAGTGTAACGGCGGTGCAGGGTTGGGCGGTACCCCGTATCGTGACGGGTCGTACGAGTATTATGTGACTGAATCCATTCGAATCAATGATCCGAAATCGGTAGCTCCATTTATTTTGGCAGGAGTGGAGATGGAACTGGCAACACGCTAG
- a CDS encoding cysteine-rich CWC family protein, producing the protein MSVEQDTKKFTPEVLVCPLCGEANGCSYAAGRPHSECWCNQAVFPEGVFDPIPAEQRRKSCICEACLDMYKKKAEQNKEPHS; encoded by the coding sequence ATGTCTGTTGAACAGGATACAAAGAAGTTTACTCCAGAAGTTCTTGTATGTCCTTTGTGCGGCGAGGCCAATGGCTGCTCTTATGCCGCTGGCCGTCCTCATTCAGAATGCTGGTGCAACCAGGCTGTGTTCCCGGAAGGGGTATTTGACCCCATTCCGGCAGAACAGCGCAGGAAGTCCTGCATCTGCGAGGCTTGTCTGGATATGTACAAAAAGAAGGCAGAGCAAAATAAAGAGCCCCACAGTTAA
- a CDS encoding helix-turn-helix domain-containing protein, producing MPKYLLRLLCFTMILGALPVIVIGSVSYSIASRDIEQKVRESNLQILHQTQMRVEQVLRSLQLSSIQYVNSPLVLQAMKKPLDSSEFQEIRDLTSGFNNLQSVTNIDQAYLVNLDEDWVVSMRSFGKLDDFSIRDRIGSYLKYTNSLFWVTQNVSSSKESIPVSAGVGEAAQEPAPTLISSDNVVSMVFKIPMIPTNVKPKGFLVIDIADTELSTFLSRNPNSGDMYVLDREQKYFLNDTEQDGKYDTLNQEIHEKVQTTGQSEGFFSAEVEGSQVAVSYRQSPLNGWLYVSVVSLSQITAQSQKIALVTGVATLVMLCLTGLVAFYGSRKMYSPISRLLQFTKGLDSPLAPSGRRQDEFIYIEERLSTLFSSEKTMREQMKGQHVHLQEFFMTKLLTGKISEDDFRYQGQLYDFPTSWSRLGVLTLQIDTLEGTRYEEQDRDLLLFALNNMVGELLPSEIRFAPVMIDDAQVTILASVLDDEVQLKEWMHTQAELIRERVVTYLNLPVSIGVSRSYAAIGDSPRAYQESREALQGRVSLGSRIILHYEDIQPRGQTEAALYTQLRMIEDQLASALKQGDEEKTDAYFKKYLGLLADKKLHFSEYPVIMVQLLSRVYQLVQEQGGNVAEVLGEKASMARLLKLSTLDEMTTWYRKCLFQPVIQFWREQEESQYLNIARRMIRLIEERYDRELSLEACAEELNFHPVYLSRVFKKEAGVNFTEYLAEYRMEKAKTWLQTTNLKISEIAEKLNYTNPTAFIRTFRKITGTTPGKYREQQR from the coding sequence TTGCCTAAATACCTGCTGCGTTTGCTCTGTTTTACGATGATACTCGGAGCCCTTCCAGTCATTGTTATTGGTTCGGTCTCCTATTCGATTGCTTCACGTGACATTGAACAGAAGGTGCGAGAGAGTAATTTGCAGATTCTGCATCAGACCCAAATGCGGGTAGAGCAAGTACTGCGCAGCCTGCAATTATCGTCCATCCAATATGTGAATTCTCCACTGGTATTACAAGCGATGAAAAAACCGCTGGACAGCAGCGAATTTCAGGAAATTCGTGATCTGACTTCCGGATTTAATAATTTGCAATCGGTTACAAATATTGACCAGGCCTATCTTGTAAATCTGGATGAAGACTGGGTTGTTTCGATGCGATCCTTTGGGAAATTGGATGATTTCAGCATTCGGGACCGGATTGGCTCCTATTTGAAATATACCAACAGCCTGTTCTGGGTGACCCAAAATGTCAGTTCATCCAAAGAGAGTATACCGGTATCGGCCGGAGTCGGTGAAGCGGCACAAGAACCTGCGCCTACCCTTATTTCATCCGACAATGTGGTCAGCATGGTATTCAAGATACCGATGATACCAACGAATGTGAAACCAAAGGGATTTCTGGTTATAGACATCGCCGATACAGAGCTAAGTACATTTCTCAGCCGAAATCCGAATTCAGGAGATATGTACGTTCTTGATCGGGAGCAGAAATATTTTCTCAACGATACAGAACAAGACGGTAAATACGACACGTTGAATCAGGAAATCCACGAAAAGGTACAAACGACGGGACAATCCGAGGGTTTCTTCAGCGCAGAGGTGGAAGGAAGTCAGGTGGCGGTTAGCTACAGGCAGTCCCCACTTAATGGCTGGTTGTATGTTTCCGTTGTATCGCTGAGTCAGATAACCGCCCAGTCGCAGAAAATTGCATTGGTTACAGGTGTGGCTACACTGGTCATGTTATGTTTGACGGGACTAGTAGCCTTCTATGGTAGTCGCAAGATGTATTCTCCCATTTCCAGACTTCTGCAGTTTACAAAAGGGCTGGATTCTCCATTGGCTCCGTCGGGACGCCGTCAGGATGAATTTATATACATCGAAGAGCGATTATCCACCTTGTTCAGCTCGGAGAAAACGATGCGTGAGCAGATGAAGGGCCAGCATGTTCATTTGCAGGAATTTTTTATGACCAAACTGCTTACAGGCAAAATATCGGAGGATGACTTCAGATATCAGGGTCAGTTATACGATTTTCCAACCTCATGGTCTAGACTTGGGGTACTTACCCTTCAGATTGATACTCTTGAAGGGACAAGGTATGAAGAGCAGGACAGGGATCTGCTGCTGTTTGCGTTAAACAATATGGTCGGTGAGCTGCTGCCCTCTGAGATTCGTTTCGCACCTGTCATGATTGATGACGCCCAGGTTACGATATTGGCATCTGTGTTGGATGATGAAGTACAGCTCAAAGAATGGATGCACACCCAAGCTGAATTGATCCGAGAACGGGTTGTGACCTATCTGAATTTGCCTGTGAGTATCGGTGTTAGTCGCTCCTATGCTGCTATAGGTGATTCACCAAGGGCTTACCAGGAGAGTCGTGAGGCTCTGCAAGGCAGGGTAAGTTTGGGCAGCCGGATTATTTTGCATTATGAAGATATTCAGCCGCGCGGACAGACAGAGGCAGCATTATATACACAGCTCAGAATGATTGAAGACCAGTTGGCTTCTGCACTCAAGCAAGGAGACGAAGAGAAAACCGATGCGTACTTTAAGAAATACCTCGGTTTGCTTGCGGACAAGAAGCTGCACTTCAGCGAATACCCCGTTATCATGGTTCAACTGTTGTCCCGTGTGTATCAGCTTGTGCAGGAGCAGGGTGGAAATGTGGCGGAAGTATTGGGCGAAAAGGCCTCCATGGCTCGACTGCTCAAGTTGTCCACATTGGATGAAATGACGACCTGGTACCGCAAATGTTTATTTCAACCTGTGATTCAATTCTGGCGCGAACAGGAAGAGTCTCAATATTTGAATATTGCCCGGCGCATGATTCGGCTGATCGAGGAGCGATATGATCGTGAATTGTCGCTGGAAGCTTGTGCAGAAGAACTGAATTTTCATCCCGTCTATCTGAGCCGTGTGTTCAAGAAAGAGGCTGGTGTGAACTTTACGGAATACCTCGCCGAATACCGGATGGAAAAAGCGAAAACCTGGCTGCAGACGACCAACCTGAAAATATCGGAGATTGCCGAGAAACTCAATTATACGAACCCTACTGCTTTTATCCGTACGTTTCGTAAAATTACTGGAACCACTCCCGGAAAATACCGGGAGCAGCAGCGATAA
- a CDS encoding endonuclease MutS2, translating to MNEKTLTSLGYPQIQKNVAACALSYLGKRYAKDMRPMVDASLIQMRLEETAEAAALIRYGASVPIPSLDGMENIMDLLGTGYLFTERDFSHLAQFLRSCAQLMKYMEGKSEVAPTVSRYASSMIQIESLLNEIERCIHSGRIQDQASKELIRIRKKMTVNEERMKRKLDSLISKHRSIMQENVISQRGGRTVLPIKKEFRKHVKGSVLDESGSGQTVYIEPAELVGLQMELASLQAEESREEMKILGDLTSLAESYNREISLNTETVGILDFLIAKAKYAATMDGRTVRVNANGRVRLQGARHPLMGSSMVPLDFAMGQTYSSLIITGPNTGGKTVALKTLGLLTLMMQSGLLVPVAEEGEMAVYHEIAVDIGDGQSLEQALSTFSAHIRNMIGILEQADSSTLVLIDEMASGTDPGEGVGLSIAMLEELHSRGATVVATTHFGEIKHFAAATPGFENARMEFDTVSLQPLYRLRIGEAGESYAYSIALKLGMPQRIIERSKLISDQGVPQSVSSSFTSSMPSVNSTSSQTNSTVEQEQRNETGNKTKPVSPSVQTETKKQSADRPETLEATSPAKVFRKGDRVYAAYLNQSGIVCDLEDSRGNIGVMLRGRKVKIHKKRLTLHISAQELYPGDDYDLDIVLETKENRKKRKLMGRKHVEGLTIELPPEE from the coding sequence ATGAATGAAAAAACTTTAACCAGTCTGGGTTATCCCCAAATTCAAAAAAACGTTGCAGCCTGTGCCCTATCCTATTTGGGCAAACGTTACGCAAAAGACATGAGGCCTATGGTCGACGCTTCTCTGATTCAAATGCGGCTGGAAGAGACCGCTGAAGCAGCTGCCTTGATTCGTTATGGCGCCAGTGTGCCCATCCCTTCACTGGATGGCATGGAGAACATCATGGATCTGCTCGGAACCGGTTATTTATTCACGGAACGTGATTTCAGCCATCTCGCCCAGTTTCTGCGCAGCTGCGCACAGCTTATGAAATACATGGAAGGCAAATCCGAAGTCGCCCCGACTGTTAGTCGCTACGCTTCATCCATGATACAGATAGAATCTCTGCTGAATGAGATTGAACGTTGTATCCATAGTGGACGCATTCAGGACCAGGCGAGTAAGGAGCTCATACGTATTCGTAAAAAAATGACAGTGAATGAGGAACGCATGAAGCGTAAGCTGGATTCCCTTATAAGCAAACATCGCTCCATCATGCAGGAAAATGTAATTAGTCAGCGTGGCGGAAGAACAGTGCTGCCCATTAAGAAAGAATTCCGCAAACACGTTAAAGGAAGTGTTCTGGATGAATCGGGAAGTGGCCAAACCGTATATATTGAGCCTGCTGAATTAGTCGGTCTGCAAATGGAGCTGGCTTCACTGCAAGCCGAGGAATCACGGGAGGAGATGAAAATTCTCGGTGACTTAACCTCCCTTGCAGAGTCTTATAATCGAGAAATCTCACTAAACACGGAAACGGTAGGAATTCTGGATTTTCTGATCGCCAAAGCGAAATATGCGGCGACTATGGACGGACGGACTGTACGCGTCAATGCCAATGGGCGGGTTCGGCTTCAAGGGGCACGCCACCCATTAATGGGCTCATCCATGGTTCCACTTGATTTTGCAATGGGTCAAACGTATTCCTCACTGATTATTACAGGTCCGAATACGGGTGGCAAAACAGTTGCCCTCAAGACATTAGGTCTGCTCACCCTGATGATGCAATCCGGTCTGCTTGTGCCTGTCGCTGAAGAGGGTGAGATGGCCGTTTATCATGAAATAGCTGTCGATATTGGCGATGGACAGAGCCTGGAGCAAGCACTCAGTACCTTTTCTGCACATATTCGCAATATGATTGGCATCCTGGAGCAAGCCGATTCATCGACGCTTGTGCTTATTGATGAGATGGCGTCAGGTACTGACCCCGGTGAGGGGGTCGGACTCTCGATCGCTATGCTGGAGGAGCTGCACAGCCGCGGCGCTACCGTTGTCGCCACAACCCATTTTGGTGAAATCAAACATTTTGCAGCAGCCACGCCCGGCTTTGAGAATGCACGAATGGAATTTGATACGGTCTCTCTTCAGCCACTCTATCGATTGCGGATTGGAGAAGCCGGGGAAAGTTATGCCTATTCCATTGCACTGAAATTGGGAATGCCACAGCGTATTATTGAGCGATCCAAGCTCATTTCAGATCAGGGTGTCCCGCAAAGTGTCTCTTCCAGCTTCACTTCATCCATGCCTAGCGTAAATTCGACGTCATCGCAAACAAACAGCACGGTTGAACAAGAACAACGGAATGAAACAGGGAACAAGACGAAACCTGTCAGCCCGTCCGTACAAACTGAAACAAAAAAGCAATCTGCTGATCGGCCTGAAACATTAGAAGCCACTTCTCCTGCCAAAGTATTCCGAAAAGGGGATCGCGTCTATGCAGCCTATCTGAACCAGTCAGGCATCGTTTGTGATCTGGAGGACAGTCGGGGAAATATCGGGGTCATGCTGCGCGGACGCAAAGTCAAAATTCACAAAAAACGCCTGACTTTGCATATATCTGCACAGGAACTTTATCCGGGCGACGACTATGACCTCGACATTGTGCTGGAGACCAAGGAAAACCGGAAGAAACGTAAACTGATGGGTCGCAAGCATGTGGAAGGATTGACGATTGAATTGCCTCCTGAAGAATAA
- a CDS encoding extracellular solute-binding protein → MKATKKKAVAVLSTLALVTGLLAGCGSDEGQAAEGGVQNVSIAIAQVGDVPSKGNEVQQKIEAYTNTKLDIQWIPASAYNDKINVMIASSDMPKIVKVQYNPTVTSAMRNDVFWEVGPLLKDYKNLSAQNERFFNNIKVEGKIYGVPVFSDIARATVIYRKDWFDKLNLKVPTTPDEWYETIKTLATSDPDGDGQDNTYGLMLFKKYNEDQYSFTTRLGVSFGAPNKWKVEDDGSFTPEFMTPEYMQVLDLLKRLYSEKLLNQDFAVFDSTEAEKKYDSGVVGIRVGVAQNGKSQQERLSKNDPDGVVDIAGLLGVSGDRVAGQTGNSGILAFPKATVKSEEELKNLLSFLDKLMDPEMATLLMRGIEDKHYKKAGEDQVEMSDFDAFQREVKPYRDNLPYVEGYNVPKLKDTELGEKGTELAKELAEHAVPNPALTLYSPTYGDRGADLDQMIADAQTKYIMGKIDENGWKQEIENWGNAGGTKIREEYAEDYKKQAK, encoded by the coding sequence ATGAAAGCAACAAAAAAGAAAGCCGTAGCTGTCTTGAGCACACTGGCATTGGTGACAGGTCTGCTGGCAGGATGCGGATCGGATGAAGGTCAGGCTGCCGAGGGCGGCGTACAGAACGTGTCCATTGCAATAGCCCAGGTGGGTGATGTACCGAGCAAAGGTAATGAGGTGCAGCAGAAGATTGAGGCGTATACAAATACCAAACTGGACATTCAGTGGATTCCGGCTTCGGCTTACAATGACAAAATTAATGTCATGATTGCATCCAGCGATATGCCCAAAATTGTGAAAGTGCAGTATAACCCAACCGTGACGAGTGCGATGCGTAACGATGTATTCTGGGAAGTTGGTCCATTGCTAAAGGATTATAAAAATCTGTCTGCACAGAATGAGCGTTTCTTTAACAATATCAAAGTGGAAGGCAAAATCTACGGGGTACCCGTATTCTCTGATATTGCCCGTGCAACGGTGATTTACCGTAAAGACTGGTTTGACAAGTTGAATCTCAAGGTACCAACGACACCGGATGAATGGTATGAAACGATCAAGACGCTGGCAACCTCCGATCCGGATGGAGACGGTCAGGATAATACGTATGGACTGATGCTTTTCAAAAAGTATAACGAGGATCAATATTCCTTCACGACACGTCTTGGCGTAAGTTTTGGTGCACCAAACAAGTGGAAGGTGGAAGATGACGGCAGTTTTACGCCGGAATTCATGACACCGGAATATATGCAGGTGCTGGATTTGCTGAAACGTTTGTATAGCGAGAAACTGCTGAATCAGGACTTTGCCGTATTCGACTCTACCGAGGCGGAGAAAAAATACGATTCAGGCGTCGTGGGCATACGTGTTGGTGTCGCCCAAAATGGGAAGAGCCAGCAAGAACGTCTGTCCAAGAATGACCCGGATGGCGTAGTAGACATTGCCGGTTTGCTTGGCGTGAGTGGGGACCGTGTGGCTGGCCAAACGGGTAACTCCGGTATTCTGGCCTTCCCGAAAGCGACGGTTAAATCGGAAGAAGAGTTGAAAAACCTCTTGTCTTTCCTGGATAAATTGATGGACCCGGAGATGGCGACGCTGCTGATGCGTGGTATTGAAGACAAACATTACAAGAAGGCTGGCGAAGACCAGGTGGAGATGAGCGACTTCGATGCGTTCCAGCGGGAAGTGAAGCCATATCGTGATAACTTGCCTTACGTAGAAGGATACAATGTGCCGAAATTGAAAGATACCGAACTGGGTGAGAAGGGTACGGAACTTGCCAAAGAGCTGGCAGAACATGCTGTACCAAACCCTGCATTAACTTTGTATTCGCCTACTTATGGCGATCGTGGGGCAGATCTGGATCAGATGATTGCAGATGCGCAGACCAAATATATTATGGGCAAAATCGATGAAAATGGCTGGAAGCAGGAGATCGAGAATTGGGGCAATGCGGGCGGTACCAAAATTCGTGAGGAATATGCCGAAGACTACAAAAAACAGGCTAAATAA
- a CDS encoding mannitol-1-phosphate 5-dehydrogenase produces MKALHFGAGNIGRGFIGLILSRAGYNVVFSDVNQELVTALEQRGEYTVELANEAKDLETVTGVSAIDGTNLDTVAQNVAEAELITTAVGVNILKHIAPGIAKGLTSRLGTGDVFQPLHIIACENAIGASTQLKEHVYGLLDERTRLLADQYVYFPDSAVDRIVPIQHHEDPLHVQVEPFYEWVVDRSQTAPAFKPVEGVMYVDDLEPYIERKLFTVNTGHCIAAYIGYVNGFDTIQKAIADEKVKSIVYGALQETGAVLVKRFGFNADDHQLYIAKILERFVNPHLTDEVTRVGRSPLRKLSPNDRLVRPALQAYEYGTETTYLAMGMAAACKFNISEDPEAVELQTTIQQKGIEAALSQYTGMDESHPVLKQAVAHYQQMQK; encoded by the coding sequence ATGAAGGCCCTTCACTTTGGAGCAGGTAATATTGGACGTGGCTTTATCGGGTTGATTCTGTCCCGTGCAGGCTACAATGTCGTTTTCTCGGACGTTAACCAGGAGCTGGTTACGGCTCTGGAGCAGCGTGGAGAGTACACGGTTGAACTGGCTAACGAGGCCAAGGACCTGGAGACAGTTACCGGTGTGAGTGCAATTGATGGCACCAACCTGGATACCGTTGCCCAGAACGTTGCAGAAGCTGAACTGATCACAACTGCAGTGGGTGTAAACATTCTGAAACATATTGCTCCCGGTATTGCCAAAGGACTTACGTCCAGACTGGGAACGGGTGATGTCTTCCAGCCCCTTCACATTATTGCCTGTGAAAATGCAATTGGAGCCAGTACTCAGCTGAAAGAACATGTATATGGTCTGCTGGATGAACGCACTCGCCTGCTTGCGGATCAGTACGTGTATTTCCCGGATTCTGCCGTAGACCGGATTGTGCCGATTCAGCATCATGAAGATCCATTGCATGTACAGGTAGAGCCGTTCTACGAATGGGTTGTTGACCGTTCACAAACGGCTCCTGCATTCAAACCGGTTGAGGGTGTAATGTATGTGGATGATCTGGAGCCTTATATCGAACGCAAGCTGTTTACCGTAAACACTGGACACTGTATTGCCGCTTATATTGGATATGTGAACGGGTTTGATACGATTCAGAAGGCTATTGCCGATGAAAAAGTCAAATCCATCGTATATGGGGCCTTGCAGGAAACTGGTGCAGTTTTGGTGAAGCGCTTTGGATTCAATGCGGATGACCACCAGCTGTACATTGCCAAAATATTGGAACGCTTCGTTAACCCGCATCTGACGGATGAAGTAACTCGTGTAGGACGTTCTCCGCTGCGGAAATTGTCCCCGAATGACCGTCTGGTTCGCCCGGCTCTCCAGGCTTACGAGTATGGAACGGAGACAACATATCTGGCGATGGGAATGGCTGCTGCCTGCAAGTTTAACATTTCCGAAGACCCGGAAGCGGTGGAACTTCAGACTACGATCCAGCAAAAAGGAATTGAAGCAGCACTCAGCCAGTATACGGGGATGGACGAGAGTCATCCTGTACTGAAGCAGGCCGTAGCGCATTACCAACAAATGCAGAAGTAA
- a CDS encoding PTS sugar transporter subunit IIA, with translation MSVLTKDKVIMNATAQDKYEAIRMAGQILKDAGHITAEYIDKMLEREEIVSTYVGNGLAIPHGTKESKSFILSTGISVIQFPQGVDFGEEKAYMVIGIAAQGGEHMEILTSIAVICAEEENMEALRHAQTAEEVITILESEMEL, from the coding sequence ATGAGTGTGTTAACTAAAGATAAAGTCATCATGAATGCAACGGCTCAGGACAAATACGAAGCCATTCGTATGGCAGGTCAGATTTTGAAAGACGCGGGACATATCACCGCTGAATACATTGACAAAATGCTGGAGCGTGAAGAGATTGTCTCCACGTATGTCGGCAATGGACTAGCGATTCCACACGGGACGAAGGAATCCAAATCATTCATTTTGTCCACAGGCATATCGGTTATTCAGTTCCCGCAAGGTGTAGATTTTGGGGAAGAGAAAGCCTATATGGTAATTGGTATCGCTGCTCAGGGTGGAGAGCATATGGAGATTCTGACCAGCATTGCAGTCATCTGCGCAGAGGAAGAGAACATGGAAGCTTTGCGTCATGCTCAAACCGCTGAAGAAGTCATCACTATTTTGGAAAGTGAAATGGAACTATGA
- a CDS encoding ABC transporter permease → MKAETAARTRPATRSDKNLLWRDIIKNRWLYIMLIPGVLYFVIFKYIPMYGITMAFQDYTPYKGILGSDWVGFKHFQRFFGEPQFWTLFRNTFLLAIYNMVFFFPLPIVLALMMNEVRRERFKRFVQTLVYVPHFVSWVVVVGVFYMLFTTEGGAINELLYNLTGQKVAFLLEPGWFRTMIVGQSIWKEVGWGTIIFLAALSGVDTQLYEAARMDGANRWRQTWHITLPAIRSTIIILLILRLGNFLDTGFEQIFLMLTPTNRDVGEVFDTYVYTKGLTQAQYSYSAAVGLFKSVVGLALVLGANTMAKKFGEEGVY, encoded by the coding sequence ATGAAAGCCGAAACGGCGGCTCGGACACGACCCGCTACCCGCAGTGACAAAAACCTGCTGTGGAGGGACATCATCAAAAACCGGTGGCTCTATATTATGTTGATACCGGGCGTGCTCTACTTTGTTATTTTCAAATACATACCCATGTACGGCATTACGATGGCTTTTCAGGATTACACGCCATACAAGGGCATTCTGGGCAGTGACTGGGTAGGGTTCAAGCACTTCCAGCGTTTCTTCGGGGAACCGCAGTTCTGGACTTTGTTCCGGAATACGTTTTTGCTAGCGATTTATAATATGGTGTTCTTCTTCCCGCTGCCAATTGTATTGGCACTCATGATGAATGAAGTTCGCCGTGAACGGTTTAAACGATTTGTACAGACGCTGGTATATGTTCCGCACTTTGTTTCCTGGGTTGTTGTGGTTGGTGTGTTCTACATGCTGTTCACAACCGAGGGTGGAGCTATTAACGAATTACTTTATAACCTAACGGGGCAAAAAGTGGCTTTCCTGCTTGAGCCGGGCTGGTTTCGAACGATGATTGTTGGACAATCCATCTGGAAAGAGGTAGGCTGGGGCACGATTATTTTCCTGGCGGCACTCTCTGGTGTAGATACACAGCTCTATGAAGCAGCACGGATGGATGGTGCCAATCGCTGGCGTCAGACGTGGCATATTACGTTGCCTGCCATCCGCAGTACGATCATTATTTTGCTTATTCTGCGTCTGGGCAACTTCCTGGACACTGGCTTTGAACAGATCTTCCTAATGCTCACGCCGACGAACCGGGATGTGGGTGAGGTATTTGATACCTACGTCTACACGAAAGGTCTTACACAGGCACAGTACAGTTATAGTGCTGCTGTCGGATTGTTCAAGTCGGTGGTCGGACTGGCGCTTGTACTGGGTGCCAACACGATGGCCAAAAAATTCGGGGAGGAAGGCGTCTACTAA
- a CDS encoding carbohydrate ABC transporter permease: protein MQQDKTWGNRIFDILNHGLLLLIGIVTVIPFIYILAVSFTSPHEVAKGGFILFPKEFSLAAYRYIFSTDTLIRSLGVSIYITVIGTLLNLLFTSLMAYPLSRKYLRGRQPILLGVLFTMLFSGGMIPTYFVVKSLHLTDTLWSLMLPTAISAFNLIVLKNFFQAIPDELEDAAKIDGCNDVGVLFRIVLPLSMPAMATFSLFYAVAHWNSFFNAVIYINDSEKWPVQVWLREIVILAQSRIGDTSIEETEIQPLTIRMAVIVFSTIPIMLVYPFLQKHFAKGVMLGSVKG from the coding sequence ATGCAACAGGATAAAACATGGGGCAATCGGATCTTTGATATCCTCAATCATGGCTTGCTGTTATTGATCGGAATCGTGACCGTTATCCCGTTCATTTATATTTTGGCTGTCTCGTTTACTAGTCCGCATGAAGTGGCCAAGGGAGGATTCATTCTTTTTCCAAAAGAATTCTCCCTCGCTGCTTACCGTTACATCTTCTCAACAGACACATTGATTCGCAGTCTGGGTGTATCCATCTATATTACCGTCATCGGAACACTGCTTAACCTGTTGTTCACATCGCTTATGGCGTATCCACTCTCCAGAAAATACTTGCGTGGACGTCAGCCCATCCTGCTGGGTGTACTGTTCACGATGCTGTTCAGCGGCGGGATGATTCCAACTTACTTTGTCGTAAAATCATTGCACCTGACCGATACATTATGGTCTTTGATGCTGCCAACCGCCATTAGTGCGTTCAACCTGATCGTACTCAAAAACTTCTTTCAGGCCATCCCGGACGAACTGGAGGATGCTGCTAAAATCGATGGATGTAACGATGTGGGTGTATTGTTCCGTATTGTTCTGCCTTTGTCGATGCCGGCAATGGCTACATTTTCACTCTTTTACGCGGTGGCTCACTGGAACAGCTTCTTCAACGCCGTAATCTATATCAACGATAGTGAAAAGTGGCCCGTACAGGTATGGCTTCGTGAAATTGTTATCCTGGCTCAGAGCCGGATCGGGGATACCAGTATCGAAGAGACCGAGATTCAGCCGCTCACCATTCGCATGGCCGTTATCGTGTTCTCCACGATTCCAATCATGCTGGTATATCCGTTCCTGCAAAAGCACTTTGCCAAAGGAGTGATGCTGGGATCGGTAAAAGGTTGA